A genome region from Christensenella minuta includes the following:
- a CDS encoding sugar ABC transporter substrate-binding protein, with translation MKKLSMVVVALLLAAAMLAACAAPAAQTSAEPVETAEQSAAAPAEESAQVSEGDGAAAGNGFAAELAGKGDGLKVGLTVSDLSSTYIVSAAEYFVKLMETAGAEVTLVNCDGNANEQSSQIDDFINMGCDIIAIHAADSEALAPAVQKAVNAGIQCIGFNKEISGDNLNFAVVSSDNVATGASAAQWLADKAKELGVENPKVAVMQGTMTQSDAYLRQDGIDEVAAETGMQLIESPCDWASDTAEKSLNDVLTANPDLFGVITHCDSMDPGVISALRQNGKTGKGGEENHIYWSGIDCDPSGVDALNSGLMDVCVEQSPLALATVAAKGCLEIVSKGETLDGEVIPMETRVITGADTSDPTLWALYDVKTETELWSGTEDIWNSFMN, from the coding sequence ATGCTTGCCGCGTGTGCAGCTCCGGCAGCGCAGACATCTGCGGAGCCGGTCGAAACCGCTGAACAAAGCGCGGCAGCCCCGGCAGAAGAATCTGCCCAGGTTTCCGAAGGGGACGGCGCGGCGGCAGGCAATGGTTTTGCCGCAGAGCTGGCGGGCAAAGGCGATGGACTAAAAGTCGGATTAACGGTCAGCGACCTATCGTCCACCTATATTGTAAGCGCAGCCGAGTATTTTGTGAAATTAATGGAGACCGCAGGTGCGGAAGTTACGTTAGTCAACTGCGATGGAAATGCAAACGAACAATCCAGCCAAATCGATGATTTTATCAATATGGGCTGTGACATTATCGCGATCCATGCAGCAGACAGCGAAGCGCTGGCTCCGGCAGTACAAAAAGCGGTAAATGCGGGAATACAGTGCATCGGTTTTAATAAAGAAATTTCAGGCGACAACCTCAATTTTGCGGTCGTATCGAGCGATAATGTGGCCACAGGTGCGAGTGCGGCGCAGTGGCTGGCTGATAAAGCAAAAGAATTGGGCGTTGAAAATCCGAAGGTAGCCGTCATGCAGGGAACGATGACGCAGAGTGACGCCTATCTCCGGCAGGATGGAATCGACGAGGTAGCGGCCGAAACGGGAATGCAGCTGATTGAAAGTCCATGCGACTGGGCAAGCGATACGGCGGAAAAGTCGTTAAATGACGTTTTAACGGCGAATCCGGATCTGTTCGGTGTTATTACGCACTGTGACTCTATGGACCCCGGCGTGATTTCCGCCCTGCGCCAAAACGGAAAAACCGGGAAAGGCGGCGAGGAGAATCATATCTACTGGTCTGGAATCGATTGTGATCCCAGCGGCGTAGACGCCCTGAATTCCGGTTTGATGGATGTGTGCGTGGAACAGAGTCCGCTTGCGCTGGCGACAGTAGCGGCGAAAGGATGTCTTGAGATCGTTTCTAAAGGAGAGACACTGGACGGCGAAGTGATCCCTATGGAAACCCGGGTCATTACAGGCGCGGATACAAGCGACCCGACCCTGTGGGCGCTGTATGATGTAAAAACGGAGACAGAGCTGTGGTCTGGTACGGAAGATATCTGGAATAGCTTTATGAATTGA